Proteins encoded in a region of the Paenibacillus sp. W2I17 genome:
- a CDS encoding MFS transporter: MKLSHNARPDQNWLRALMFTIFGSTVLVVSYFQLYFSHLGFSRAEIGYLYGIGPLISVFSNMFWSMASDRYQTVRKVMIILLGGQLITGIMLANATTFGQVFVLVTLFYFFYYPVYPLSDTMAITTASKYGRNFTSIRVFGSIGYAFFALSIGYFLGSFGPAWTIWVCVGLAATTLLISFQLKDQPSGSSSKMDLSGLWSILKRRDVLTFFGCVFLLAMGHRMNEAFLTITLKDLGASEGLIGWSLLISSVSEIPIFLLLSKYGNRYKELPLIAFAALMYTVRLLLMSISDTPAAVVAIQTMHSVTFGIFYVTAVRYIIRLVPDGYRATGMALFTIVWSSASGLLSGTLGGLLLEHAGRQTFYLTAMAFSLAALIGFGLKLWSSMTNRVS; encoded by the coding sequence ATGAAATTAAGTCACAACGCCCGCCCGGACCAGAACTGGCTGCGGGCTCTCATGTTCACCATCTTTGGTTCCACCGTTCTGGTGGTATCCTACTTTCAGCTTTACTTCAGTCATCTGGGCTTCAGTCGGGCTGAGATTGGATATCTCTACGGAATTGGCCCCCTCATCTCTGTGTTCTCCAATATGTTCTGGAGCATGGCCAGCGACCGCTACCAAACAGTACGCAAAGTGATGATCATTCTGCTTGGTGGCCAATTGATCACAGGGATCATGCTCGCCAACGCAACAACTTTCGGTCAGGTATTTGTACTCGTAACCCTGTTTTACTTTTTCTATTATCCGGTCTATCCACTCTCCGATACGATGGCTATTACAACCGCCAGCAAGTATGGTCGAAATTTCACTTCCATTCGAGTCTTCGGATCGATCGGTTATGCCTTCTTTGCATTAAGTATCGGGTATTTCCTTGGATCTTTTGGTCCAGCATGGACGATTTGGGTCTGCGTTGGTCTTGCTGCAACTACACTATTGATCAGTTTTCAATTGAAGGATCAACCTTCGGGAAGTAGTAGCAAAATGGACCTATCAGGGTTATGGTCTATTTTGAAACGCAGAGATGTGCTCACTTTTTTTGGCTGTGTATTTTTGCTCGCCATGGGACATCGCATGAACGAAGCATTTCTTACCATCACGCTAAAAGATCTGGGTGCCAGCGAGGGGCTGATCGGCTGGTCTTTGCTGATCTCTTCCGTAAGTGAAATCCCCATATTTCTACTGCTCAGCAAGTATGGAAACCGTTATAAAGAACTGCCGCTAATCGCTTTTGCTGCACTGATGTATACGGTTCGTTTGCTTCTCATGTCCATATCCGATACACCAGCAGCTGTCGTTGCAATTCAGACGATGCACAGTGTTACCTTTGGTATTTTCTACGTTACGGCGGTCCGCTATATTATTCGCCTAGTTCCGGATGGCTACAGAGCTACGGGTATGGCTTTGTTCACCATTGTCTGGTCCAGTGCTTCGGGACTTCTTAGTGGAACGTTGGGCGGACTGCTGCTGGAACATGCAGGCAGACAAACCTTCTATCTCACCGCTATGGCTTTCTCCCTGGCTGCACTGATCGGTTTCGGATTGAAGTTATGGTCCAGCATGACCAATCGTGTCTCCTGA
- a CDS encoding lipopolysaccharide assembly LapA domain-containing protein, with protein sequence MKMQWALIAGLVFALLTGIFAVINVDSVQVNLLFNTVQIPLILLILGCTLIGGIIVGSYGIYRQYRLQRENKQLKLRVSELESSATSKSSLDSFKSMDSLDSNKSDSLLENDSIQSQRKGNPTGTL encoded by the coding sequence ATGAAAATGCAATGGGCACTCATAGCAGGTCTTGTTTTTGCACTGCTCACGGGAATCTTTGCGGTCATTAATGTGGATTCCGTACAAGTCAACCTGTTATTTAACACGGTACAAATCCCGCTGATCTTGCTCATTCTCGGCTGTACCCTGATCGGTGGAATTATTGTAGGGTCATATGGCATTTATCGCCAATACAGACTGCAACGTGAAAATAAACAACTGAAATTGCGTGTATCTGAATTGGAAAGTTCCGCGACAAGCAAATCTTCGCTCGATTCTTTCAAATCGATGGATTCGCTTGACTCAAATAAATCCGACAGCCTATTGGAGAATGATTCGATCCAGAGTCAGCGCAAAGGAAACCCTACGGGAACACTGTAA
- a CDS encoding M42 family metallopeptidase — protein sequence MSFTIDESYVLSFLKKLLDTPSPSGYTHHIIEMIRKEAAALGIACELNNKGGAVLTLPGQDSSKTIALSAHVDTLGAMVRSVTSYGTLKLTSVGGFSMQSIENEYCCIHTRDGKTYTGTILSLHPSVHVYPDARTFERTESHMEVRIDEVVSSKEDVLKLGISVGDFISFDARAVITPSGYIKSRHLDDKASVAALFGILESAHREGWQPLHNVSLLISNYEEVGHGASYIPAEISEMIAVDMGAMGDDLSCKETDVSICAKDSSGPYDYDMTSRLIELAKQDGMDYVVDIYPHYGSDGSAALRGGNNIRAALIGPGVHASHSMERTHKDAVLNTARLLAAYITTK from the coding sequence ATGAGTTTTACAATTGATGAATCTTACGTTCTGTCTTTCCTGAAAAAATTGCTGGATACACCAAGCCCAAGTGGTTACACACATCATATAATCGAGATGATCCGGAAGGAAGCAGCAGCACTGGGCATCGCCTGTGAGCTGAATAACAAGGGCGGTGCGGTGCTTACATTGCCCGGACAGGATTCGTCCAAGACAATCGCTTTAAGCGCCCACGTGGATACGCTCGGGGCCATGGTACGCTCGGTTACATCCTATGGAACATTGAAGCTTACCTCTGTCGGTGGATTTTCCATGCAAAGTATCGAAAACGAATATTGCTGCATCCATACTCGGGATGGAAAGACATACACAGGCACCATTCTCTCCCTTCATCCGTCTGTCCACGTCTATCCGGATGCACGCACATTTGAACGGACTGAGAGCCATATGGAAGTTCGAATCGATGAAGTTGTCTCCTCCAAGGAAGATGTGTTGAAACTCGGGATCTCTGTCGGCGACTTTATCTCCTTTGATGCTCGCGCAGTCATCACGCCGAGTGGTTATATCAAATCACGTCATCTGGACGACAAAGCCAGCGTAGCTGCCCTCTTTGGCATCCTTGAGTCTGCACATCGTGAAGGTTGGCAACCATTACATAACGTCTCTCTGCTTATCTCGAACTATGAAGAAGTTGGACATGGCGCATCGTATATCCCTGCAGAAATCAGTGAAATGATCGCTGTAGACATGGGAGCCATGGGCGATGACCTGAGCTGTAAAGAAACTGACGTTTCCATATGTGCCAAAGATTCTTCTGGCCCGTATGACTACGATATGACCAGTCGTCTCATTGAACTGGCCAAACAGGATGGGATGGATTACGTCGTGGACATTTATCCCCACTATGGCTCAGATGGCAGTGCAGCATTACGCGGAGGAAACAATATCCGAGCAGCACTGATCGGTCCGGGGGTTCACGCATCTCATTCCATGGAGCGTACGCATAAGGATGCTGTACTGAATACGGCACGATTGCTCGCAGCTTACATTACAACCAAGTAA
- the pepF gene encoding oligoendopeptidase F — MSQLLKRSEVPAEHSWKLEDLFADQKAWDQEYEEVSSLTKKASEFQGKLNQPDVLKSCFEFEDEISLKIERLFVYARMHQDEDTANPTYQNLSQKAQKLGVRVGEALSFVTPEILSLPDDQLDAFIANEKLSAYTFTLEEMKREKAHVLSQAEEALLAQVGNLSQAPQTIFSMLNNADLKFPRIKDEHGNEVELTHGSYIQFLENPNREVRERAFKAVYETYAKQKNTIAAALNANVTKNMFYANVRKYPSVMEMSLYGDNIPTDVYTNLVDTIHESLPLLHRYMDLRKKLLGVDQLHMYDLFAPLVDEYKMDITYEEAKQTVKDGLKPLGKDYADALQTGYDNRWIDIYENENKRSGAYAWGAYGTHPYVLLNHKDNLNSMFTLAHEMGHALHSHYSDTTLPYRDAQYTIFLAEVASTTNEALLMDYLLNKSTDPKEKLYLLTYYADQFRTTVFRQTMFAEFEKIIHERGEQGDALTPQLLSEIYYDLNVKYHGEGMAVDKEIEMEWARIPHFYNSFYVYKYATGFSAATSFSKQILEEGQPAVDRYLGFLKSGGSDYSINILKKAGVDMSTPQPIREAMSVFKELIEQMEQLTK, encoded by the coding sequence ATGAGTCAATTATTGAAACGTTCCGAGGTGCCAGCTGAGCATAGCTGGAAACTGGAAGATTTATTTGCCGATCAGAAAGCCTGGGATCAGGAATATGAAGAAGTATCGTCTTTGACCAAGAAGGCCTCCGAATTCCAAGGCAAATTGAATCAACCTGATGTACTCAAATCTTGCTTCGAATTCGAAGATGAGATCAGTCTCAAAATAGAACGCCTCTTTGTGTACGCACGTATGCATCAAGATGAAGACACAGCTAATCCTACATATCAAAACCTGTCCCAAAAAGCCCAGAAATTAGGCGTACGGGTTGGTGAAGCACTTTCTTTTGTCACACCGGAGATTCTTTCCCTGCCGGATGATCAGTTGGACGCATTTATTGCGAACGAAAAACTCTCTGCTTATACATTTACGCTGGAAGAGATGAAACGCGAAAAAGCCCACGTTCTTAGCCAAGCAGAAGAAGCTTTGCTTGCACAGGTAGGCAACCTTTCACAAGCACCACAGACAATATTCAGCATGCTGAATAACGCCGATCTCAAGTTTCCAAGAATCAAGGATGAACATGGTAACGAAGTTGAACTGACACACGGCAGCTACATTCAGTTCCTGGAGAACCCTAACCGTGAAGTTCGCGAACGTGCCTTCAAAGCGGTATACGAAACCTATGCCAAACAGAAGAACACAATTGCGGCTGCCCTGAATGCAAATGTAACCAAAAATATGTTCTATGCTAATGTTCGGAAGTACCCTTCCGTGATGGAAATGTCCCTATATGGAGATAACATCCCAACGGATGTGTATACCAATCTGGTAGATACTATTCACGAGAGCCTTCCGTTATTGCATCGTTATATGGACCTGCGCAAAAAGTTGCTGGGTGTGGATCAATTGCACATGTACGATCTGTTCGCTCCACTCGTAGACGAATACAAAATGGATATTACCTATGAGGAAGCGAAACAAACGGTTAAAGACGGTCTGAAACCACTCGGTAAGGATTATGCAGATGCATTGCAGACTGGATATGATAATCGCTGGATCGATATATATGAGAATGAAAATAAACGTTCAGGCGCATATGCCTGGGGCGCTTACGGCACTCACCCGTATGTCTTGTTGAATCACAAAGATAACCTGAACAGCATGTTCACACTTGCACATGAAATGGGTCACGCTCTTCATTCACATTACTCGGATACAACACTTCCGTACCGTGATGCCCAGTACACCATCTTCCTGGCAGAGGTTGCATCCACAACCAACGAAGCGTTGCTCATGGATTACCTGCTTAACAAATCAACAGATCCAAAGGAAAAATTGTATCTGTTAACCTATTATGCCGACCAATTCCGTACAACGGTATTCCGTCAGACCATGTTTGCTGAATTCGAGAAAATCATTCATGAACGTGGGGAACAAGGTGACGCATTAACACCACAATTGTTATCCGAGATCTATTATGATCTGAACGTTAAATATCACGGAGAAGGCATGGCTGTCGACAAAGAAATTGAAATGGAATGGGCTCGTATTCCCCACTTCTATAACAGCTTCTACGTTTACAAATATGCTACAGGCTTCTCCGCAGCGACAAGCTTTTCCAAGCAAATCCTGGAAGAAGGCCAACCGGCGGTTGATCGATATCTTGGCTTCCTGAAGAGCGGTGGCAGTGATTACTCCATCAACATCCTGAAAAAAGCAGGTGTGGATATGTCTACACCACAGCCAATTCGTGAAGCTATGAGTGTGTTCAAGGAATTGATTGAACAGATGGAGCAGCTAACCAAATAA
- a CDS encoding cold shock domain-containing protein codes for MKGTVKWFNAEKGYGFISVEGGEDVFVHFSAIQGDGFKTLEEGQAVEFEITDGNRGPQAANVNKL; via the coding sequence TTGAAAGGTACAGTTAAATGGTTTAACGCAGAAAAAGGCTATGGCTTTATTTCAGTTGAAGGCGGCGAGGACGTATTCGTACATTTCTCCGCAATCCAAGGAGATGGCTTCAAAACATTGGAAGAAGGTCAAGCGGTAGAATTCGAAATCACTGATGGAAACCGTGGTCCTCAAGCAGCTAACGTAAACAAACTGTAA
- the pfkA gene encoding 6-phosphofructokinase, translated as MTAVKKIAVLTSGGDSQGMNAAVRAVVRSGLFHGLEVYGVQRGYQGLLNNDIFPMDLRSVGDIIQRGGTVLQSARCKEFYTAEGQQKGADILRARGIDGLVVIGGDGSYNGANKLSKLGINTMGLPGTIDNDVSFTDHTIGFDTAVSVVVDAVNKLRDTMSSHERSSIVEVMGRHCGDIALHAGLASGAETILVPEVPFDMDEVADRMKANFAHGKRHSIIIVAEGVGKGEDVAKELMERCPTYEPRVTVLGHIQRGGTPTPFDRNLASRLGDFAVRSLIAGETDKGCGIIKGELTLTDIDKVVNTKKDFDMETYQLAQRLSQ; from the coding sequence ATGACAGCAGTAAAGAAAATCGCAGTATTAACGAGCGGTGGTGATTCACAGGGGATGAACGCGGCTGTTCGTGCGGTTGTTCGCAGCGGACTGTTTCACGGTCTCGAAGTATATGGAGTTCAACGTGGATACCAGGGTCTTTTGAATAATGACATTTTCCCAATGGATTTGCGGAGTGTAGGGGATATCATCCAACGTGGGGGAACGGTTCTTCAATCGGCACGTTGCAAGGAGTTCTATACCGCTGAAGGTCAGCAAAAAGGTGCGGACATTCTGCGTGCGCGTGGCATTGACGGTCTGGTTGTTATCGGTGGGGATGGTTCTTACAACGGAGCAAACAAACTGAGCAAGCTGGGCATTAATACCATGGGTCTGCCAGGAACGATTGATAACGATGTTTCGTTTACTGATCATACCATCGGATTCGATACAGCTGTAAGTGTAGTGGTGGATGCCGTAAACAAATTGCGTGACACGATGTCTTCACACGAACGTTCTTCCATCGTTGAAGTTATGGGTCGCCACTGTGGAGATATCGCTCTGCATGCCGGACTTGCCTCAGGCGCTGAGACGATTCTTGTACCGGAAGTTCCGTTTGACATGGACGAAGTGGCTGACCGTATGAAAGCTAACTTTGCACATGGCAAACGCCACAGTATTATTATCGTTGCTGAAGGCGTGGGCAAGGGTGAAGATGTAGCAAAAGAACTGATGGAACGTTGCCCAACGTATGAGCCGCGTGTAACCGTTCTGGGTCACATTCAGCGTGGGGGTACGCCAACACCTTTCGACCGTAACCTGGCAAGCCGTCTGGGCGACTTCGCTGTTCGCAGTCTGATTGCAGGCGAGACAGACAAAGGTTGTGGCATTATCAAGGGTGAACTTACCCTGACAGATATTGATAAAGTGGTTAACACAAAAAAAGATTTCGATATGGAAACGTACCAGCTTGCACAACGTTTGTCCCAATAA
- a CDS encoding multi antimicrobial extrusion protein MatE yields the protein MSSSESLSWRRLFSFFVPLGISASLVTISHVIINSTLARSAHPETVIASYAIAGSLLTLTERPSTLLRQTCSALVRDRLSFQALTFVTKIFLACVLLIGFLIVYSPVGTGVFKYLFGVSPDLLTKVIDVYEILMYVSIFSVIRNIYQGIIITNNRTKWLTIGMVFRLAGMYGLSLYFIYTDSIDSGRVGAIIFAAGMMIEALVSFLEGNSIKRKMPAKLEDHPVESKGDVFRFYKPLLLSSFVALFIGPVINIVLGKTTGIALAISSFAIASSLMQLMLSFFTYIHQIVLNFYLGDAKLVRKFALVTGFIPFAMMVSIAYTPLGPWVLENVMSVQGELLEQSLWTLRAFVLFPLIFPFLDFSNGLILLRGQTKTMFRSQTANAICTVIVLLILVSIFPAWNGMIGAVAQSLGLLAELIIVWLVIRRTKQEPTMSVPKARKSASLKG from the coding sequence ATGTCGTCAAGTGAATCACTTTCGTGGAGACGGTTATTTTCTTTTTTTGTGCCACTTGGCATTTCCGCCTCTCTCGTCACCATTTCTCACGTCATCATAAACAGCACATTAGCACGTTCCGCTCATCCCGAGACGGTTATTGCCAGCTATGCCATCGCTGGTAGCTTGTTAACCCTCACGGAACGCCCCTCCACCCTGCTGCGGCAAACCTGTTCCGCACTGGTTCGCGATCGCCTATCCTTTCAGGCCCTCACGTTTGTGACCAAAATATTTCTTGCCTGTGTGCTTCTCATTGGGTTTCTCATCGTATACTCTCCCGTCGGTACCGGGGTGTTCAAATACTTGTTTGGTGTAAGTCCGGATCTGCTGACCAAAGTCATCGACGTATATGAAATTCTCATGTATGTGAGTATCTTTTCAGTGATCCGCAACATCTATCAGGGGATCATCATTACGAATAACCGCACCAAGTGGTTAACCATCGGGATGGTATTCCGTTTAGCCGGAATGTACGGCCTTTCCCTCTATTTCATATACACAGACAGCATTGACAGTGGACGTGTAGGCGCTATCATTTTTGCTGCTGGCATGATGATTGAAGCGCTCGTCAGTTTTCTGGAGGGAAACAGCATCAAGCGCAAAATGCCAGCCAAGCTTGAGGATCATCCCGTCGAGAGCAAGGGAGACGTATTTCGCTTTTATAAGCCGCTGCTGTTATCCAGCTTTGTAGCGCTGTTCATAGGACCGGTTATTAACATCGTACTTGGCAAAACGACCGGGATTGCACTAGCCATTTCGTCCTTTGCCATAGCAAGCAGTCTGATGCAGTTGATGCTAAGCTTCTTTACATACATCCATCAGATCGTGCTGAATTTCTACCTTGGGGACGCCAAATTGGTACGAAAATTCGCGCTTGTCACCGGATTTATTCCGTTTGCGATGATGGTGTCGATTGCCTATACCCCCTTGGGACCATGGGTACTGGAAAATGTCATGAGCGTTCAGGGCGAACTGTTGGAACAAAGTCTGTGGACACTGCGTGCGTTCGTCTTATTTCCGCTGATCTTCCCTTTTCTGGATTTCAGCAATGGCCTTATTCTGCTTCGCGGTCAGACAAAAACGATGTTTCGTTCGCAAACGGCGAATGCAATCTGCACGGTAATTGTGCTGCTTATACTGGTTAGTATTTTCCCTGCGTGGAACGGTATGATTGGCGCTGTTGCCCAATCCCTTGGCCTGCTCGCGGAACTTATCATTGTCTGGCTTGTTATCCGGCGCACGAAGCAAGAACCTACGATGTCTGTGCCGAAAGCCCGTAAATCAGCATCCCTGAAAGGGTAA
- a CDS encoding tetraprenyl-beta-curcumene synthase family protein has product MSQSNRKRHQYPRGPLALMRGVYKYTIPETRKALNGWRAQAEAIPNEELRTQALASLKDKQFHCEGGTVYALADLPNRHILIPLIVSYQTISDYLDNLCDRSTSMDPDDFRLLHQSMLDAVDPEAIPVNYYALREEQDDGGYLRNLVTTCQELTRQLPGYTSAKPQIQDLAGLYTDLQVYKHIKPELRETALLEWWSEHRHRTPQFRWNEFAAATGSTLGVFMLFLAASDDQLTEEQAASIHTAYFPHVCALHIMLDYLIDQDEDRIGGDLNFCNYYENVETMLDRIAFIVEMARSDVQKIPGSSFHRMIIEGLIAIYLSDPKVSEQQEVRVVSKRLLKNSPITRIFFFIFSRWIRKNM; this is encoded by the coding sequence TTGAGCCAATCAAATCGAAAACGTCATCAATATCCGCGTGGACCGCTGGCATTGATGAGAGGGGTGTACAAATACACCATTCCGGAAACACGGAAGGCACTGAATGGATGGCGTGCTCAAGCTGAGGCGATTCCGAATGAGGAGTTGCGTACACAGGCACTTGCCAGTCTGAAGGATAAACAGTTTCACTGTGAAGGCGGAACCGTCTACGCTTTAGCTGATTTACCCAACAGGCACATTCTGATTCCGCTGATCGTTTCATATCAAACTATTAGTGATTATTTGGACAATCTGTGCGACCGCAGCACCTCGATGGACCCGGATGATTTTCGTCTTCTCCATCAATCCATGCTTGATGCGGTAGATCCCGAAGCAATTCCCGTCAATTATTATGCCCTCCGTGAGGAGCAGGATGACGGTGGATATCTGCGGAATCTGGTGACCACATGTCAGGAACTGACCCGTCAGTTACCAGGCTATACGTCCGCCAAGCCCCAAATTCAGGATCTGGCAGGCCTATACACGGACCTGCAGGTATATAAGCATATCAAGCCGGAACTGAGAGAAACGGCACTGCTCGAATGGTGGTCGGAGCATCGTCATCGCACACCTCAGTTTCGTTGGAACGAATTCGCTGCTGCAACTGGCTCTACACTGGGCGTTTTCATGCTGTTTCTGGCTGCGAGTGACGATCAGTTGACTGAAGAGCAAGCGGCCTCGATCCACACGGCCTATTTCCCACATGTATGCGCATTGCACATTATGCTCGATTATTTAATTGATCAGGATGAGGACCGCATCGGGGGAGATCTCAACTTCTGCAACTATTATGAGAATGTGGAGACAATGCTGGACCGAATTGCTTTTATTGTGGAGATGGCACGCAGTGATGTACAGAAGATTCCGGGAAGCTCCTTTCACCGGATGATCATCGAAGGACTGATAGCCATTTACCTGTCTGATCCCAAAGTCAGCGAACAACAGGAAGTTCGCGTTGTATCCAAACGTCTGCTGAAAAATAGTCCGATCACAAGAATATTTTTCTTCATTTTCAGTCGCTGGATACGGAAAAATATGTAA
- a CDS encoding MATE family efflux transporter, translated as MNTTSFSQKVKQFLIIFLPIFTTQIALSAMSFFDTNMSGKFSPADLAGVAIGTSLWMPVQTGLSGILIGITPVVSHLLGSKRNDQIGYNVIQALYLGIAVSLVVIGAGAVLLGPILNGMPLEPRVAQVAFYFLCALAFGIIPLFGYTVLRSFMDALGQTRTTMFITLVSLPVNILLNYLLIFGRWGFPQLGGVGAGVATACTYWLIFLISLFFVHRVEPFAQYGIFHQWTRVSLAKWKELLKIGVPIGFATFFETSIFAAVTLMMSRFDTTTIAAHQAALNFASTLYMLPVSICMALTILVGYEAGAGRLRDAKQYSLLGIGGAIGLSLLTAIVLIVFGEQIAGVYSNDQEVIALTQHFLIYAIFFQISDAIATPTQGALRGYKDVNPALIITFVAYWIIGLPVGYLTATYTSLGAFGYWIGLIAGLAVGATALLWRLFLVQKQAALRNA; from the coding sequence ATGAACACAACAAGCTTTTCCCAAAAAGTGAAGCAATTCCTGATTATATTTTTGCCCATCTTCACCACTCAAATCGCCCTCTCTGCCATGTCGTTCTTCGACACCAATATGTCAGGCAAGTTTTCTCCGGCCGACCTTGCAGGCGTCGCGATTGGCACAAGTCTATGGATGCCAGTTCAAACTGGACTAAGCGGGATTTTGATCGGTATTACACCTGTCGTTTCCCATCTGTTAGGTTCCAAACGAAATGATCAGATCGGGTATAACGTCATCCAGGCGCTGTATCTTGGAATTGCTGTCAGTCTCGTCGTTATCGGAGCCGGGGCGGTGTTACTTGGCCCTATACTGAACGGAATGCCTTTGGAACCTCGGGTTGCCCAAGTCGCCTTCTATTTTTTGTGCGCACTTGCTTTTGGCATTATCCCACTCTTCGGATATACGGTGCTGCGCAGCTTCATGGATGCACTTGGTCAGACACGGACTACGATGTTCATTACATTGGTCTCCCTGCCCGTTAACATCTTACTAAATTATCTGCTGATATTCGGCCGCTGGGGTTTCCCCCAATTGGGCGGTGTTGGTGCCGGTGTGGCTACAGCATGTACATACTGGCTGATCTTTCTTATTAGTCTCTTTTTTGTCCATCGGGTCGAACCATTCGCCCAATACGGCATTTTCCATCAGTGGACGCGTGTTTCCTTGGCCAAGTGGAAAGAGTTACTCAAAATCGGGGTACCCATCGGATTTGCGACTTTTTTCGAAACGTCCATCTTCGCTGCTGTGACTTTAATGATGAGCCGTTTCGATACCACAACAATTGCTGCCCACCAGGCGGCGCTGAACTTTGCTTCTACGCTCTACATGCTGCCTGTGAGCATATGTATGGCTCTTACGATCCTTGTGGGCTATGAGGCAGGTGCGGGACGTCTGAGAGATGCCAAACAATACAGTCTGCTTGGCATTGGTGGAGCCATCGGCCTCTCACTGCTGACAGCGATCGTGTTGATTGTGTTCGGCGAACAGATTGCAGGCGTGTATTCAAACGATCAGGAGGTCATTGCACTTACGCAGCATTTCCTTATCTACGCCATCTTCTTTCAGATCTCGGATGCAATTGCCACACCAACCCAAGGAGCACTACGTGGATACAAAGATGTTAATCCGGCATTGATCATTACGTTTGTAGCGTATTGGATCATTGGTCTGCCTGTAGGTTATCTAACTGCTACGTATACTTCACTCGGCGCCTTTGGATATTGGATCGGGCTTATTGCCGGCCTTGCTGTAGGAGCAACTGCGCTTCTCTGGAGACTCTTCCTGGTACAAAAACAAGCGGCACTCCGTAACGCGTAA